TTCGACAGCGTTGCTGCCGGGGAATTCGATGGGCACGGGGGCGTTGCCAGCCAGTTCCACAGGGTCCAGGGCCGCGGAAAACCGTCCGTTGCCGAATCCCGGCTCGCCGTAGGCGGCTTCCGGGCGGCGCCGCACCAGGCCCTGGTCGTCGTAGACGGGAGTGACCAGATGCGGCGGCAGGAGCCAGGACTTCCGGGTGGCGCTGACGTACAGGCCGTCCCTGGAATCATTGATTCCGGTGGTGCTGTGCAGGACAAGTCCGTCCGCGGTTTCGAGCCGGAGTGCGCCCGGGCGGCGCAGCCATGCCCGGACCAGGGGTGCTCCCGGGCTGGGGGCCTCGGCGAAGGGCTCGTCCCAGTATTCAAAGCGCAGGGACTGCCACTTCCATGGGGAGGACCTGCAGAGGTTCCGGAAGAGGGCAGGATCCGCGGCGGCTGAACTGCTGTCCGGATCCGTCCGGTGCCGGGAGTCCCAGGTCGCCATATCCACAGTTTACGCGCGGGCGGTGCGTGGGGCAGCGGGAATCCAGTAGCATCCGAGGGTGATCCAACGACTGGGCGAACTCTGGCAGCACACCCCGCCGGCCTTCTGGCTGGTGCTTGCTGCCTGCGCCTACTTCGTGGTGATGGCTGTCCGGCTCACCGTCATCGACGTCCGGCATCACCTCCTGCCCAACCGGATCGTTTTCCCGTCCTACGCCGTGGCAGGGGCCCTCCTGCTCGCGGCAGCAGTTTTTGCCGGGGCGGGAATTGGCGCGGCCCAAAGTCCTGCCGGTCCGCTCGCAGGCCTGATGGCCGTGCCGGCCCTCCGGATAGTGGCCGGTGCAACCATCCTGTGGCTTTTCTACTTCCTTCTCCGGTTTGCGTACCCGCCAGGGATGGGGTTCGGCGACGTGAAACTGGCCGGAGTCCTTGGCATGTATCTTGGCTACCTTGGATGGGGCCACCTGTTCGCCGGCACCTTCCTGGCGTTCCTGCTGGGCGGCCTGTGGTCCATTGCGCTGCTGGCCGCGCGCAGGGGGACGCTGAAATCGTCCATTCCGTTCGGGCCGTTTATGCTCGCCGGCGCCGCCGCGGCGATGCTGCTGCCCGCCTGACGGGCTGGACCAGCCCGGGGTGCAGGCAGTTCGGTACGCTGGCTTAATGCCTGCGCCTGACTACGTCCTGAAACTCCGCAAGAAAATCGGCAACGACCCCCTCTGGGTCCCCGGCGTCCGGGGCGTCGTGGTTGATGACTCGGGCCGCGTCCTGCTGGCCCGGCGGGCCGACAACAGGCAGTGGGCCCTGATCAGCGGAATGCTCGATCCGGGGGAGCAGCCGGCGCGGGGCCTGGTGCGGGAAATTTTTGAGGAGACGGCGGTGGTGGCCGAACCCGAGCGCGTTGTCTCCGTCGGTGCGGTGGGTCCCATCACCTATCCAAACGGCGACGTCTGCGAGTTCCTGGACGTGGTGTTCCTGTGCCGCTACGTCTCGGGGACAGCCCGGGTGAATGACGACGAATCGATTGCCGTCGGCTGGTTCGGCCTGGATGAACTCCCCGACCTCATGGCCGGGCACCTCACCAGCATTCACCGTGCCCTGGCTCCGGCCGAGGCAGCCCATTTCGAACCCTGACCGCACGCCGCCGGGCCAAAGGCCCGGCGGACACAACAGGGGCGCCGCAACCCCCAAGACTGCGGCGTCCCAGCCAGTCCCGCACTCCTGCGCCACTGCCGGCAGGAGTACGACGGTGGTCAGTTGCGCTGGGAGACCAGCCCGCCGTCGTCGTCCTTAACGCTGTCCTGAACGCCGGCGGCTTCCGCCACGGCGCCGGATGCCTCAATGGGCAGACCCGCGGCGAGGCGCTCAGCCTCCTCACCACCGACGGCTTCGCCGCGGGCCACCATGCCGGCGGTGTCCGAGAGCGGGATCTGCTTCAGCGTGAGTGCCAGGACCAGCGCCACGGCAATAAACGGGATGAGGTACCAGAAGACCGGGGCCAGCGACTCGGCGTAGGCGTTGACGATGGCATCGCGCAGCTGCTCCGGAAGCTGGTTCAGCGCCTGCGGATCAAGGGTGCTGGTGGACTGTGCAGCCTGCTCGGCGGAGGCACCGGCGCCGGTAAAGGCCCCGGTAAGGGACTCGGAGAGCCGGTTGGTGAAGATCGAGCCGAAGATGGCCACGCCCATGGCCGCGCCCACCTCGCGGAAATAGTTGTTGGTGCTGGTGGCCGTGCCGATCTGGTCGGCCGGGACGGAGTTCTGCACCACGAGGACCACCACCTGCATGATCAGCCCCAGGCCGGCGCCGAAGATGAACAGCTGGACGCAGATGACCCAGATCGGGGTGCTGGCGGCGAGGGCAGTCATCCAGAACATGGCAGCCATGGTGAGGGCCGCGCCCAGGATGGGGAACATCTTGTACTTGCCCGTTTTGGAAATGCGGATGCCGGAGTAGATGGACGTTCCCATCAGGCCGGCCATCATCGGCAGCATCAGCAGGCCGGACTCGGCGGCCGAGGTGCCGGAGGACATCTGCAGGAAGGTAGGGACGAAGGCGATCGCGGAGAACATGCCCAGGCCAAGGGTGAAGCCGATGGCCGTGGCGTTGACGAAGATCCGGTTGCGGAACAGGCTCAGCGGAATGATGGGGTCGTCGGCCCGGCGCTCCACCATCACAAAGGCGGCAGCGGACAACACCATGCCGGCGCCGAAAGCCCAGGTGAGCGGGGAATCCCAGCCTTCGTCCTTCTTTCCGCCGAAATCGGTGAAGAAAATCAGGCAGGCGGTGGCGGCCGAAAGCAATACCACGCCCAGGATGTCGATCCGCTTTTCGGCCTTCTTGTTGGGCAGCGTCAGGGTGAACCAGGCGATGGCGAACGCGGCGATGCCGATGGGGATGTTGATGTAGAAGGCCCACTCCCAGGTCAGGTGGTCCACGAAGAAACCGCCCAGCAGGGGACCGGCCACGGCGGAAAGGCCAAAGATTGCGCCGAGGGGACCCATATACTTGCCGCGGTCCTTGGCCGGCACAATATCGGCAATGATGGCCTGCGACAGGATCATGAGGCCGCCGCCGCCCAGGCCCTGGATGGCGCGGAAGATCACCAAGCCCCAGAAGTCGGTGGCAAAGGCGCAGGCCACCGACGCCAGCGTGAACAGGGCGATGGCCACCAGGAACAGGTTCCGCCGGCCCAGGACGTCGCCGAACTTGCCGTAGATGGGCATCACGATAGTGGTGGCGAGCAGGTAGGCGGTGGTGATCCAGGCCTGGTGTTCCACCCCGCCCAGCTTGCCCACGATCGTGGGCATGGCGGTGGAGACGATGGTCTGGTCCAGGCTCGAAAGCAGCATCCCGGCGATCAGCGCCGAGAAGATGATCCAGATGCGTTTCTGCGTCAGCAGCAGGGGGCCCGCTGCTGTTGCCCTCTTATTGACGGCGATACTCATGGTTGTCCTTCTGCGGCGGTGGTGTCCGGCTGTTCGAATGGCTGGGAGAAGAGCAGGCTTGCGGCGGAGATGTTCTCCATCAGCAGCTCTTTGTAGGGGCGGGTGTTGCCGTCGGCAAAGTAGGCCATGCTGCTCTTCCTGGCGATGGTGCTGAGCAGCGCAACGGCCATCTGGACCACAGGGTGGTCAATAGCCACCCCTTCGCGCCGGGCCACGTCGCGGGCGAACTGTGCTTCCCGCCGCTCGGTCACCCCAATGAGGCGGAGGATCAGCTGGGGCTCTTTTTTGACGACGGCGATCAGCTCGCGGGTTTCCTCTTCCGAGGCCTCCATATCCTCGGACAGCCGCAGGGACAGCCGGACGAGGTCCCGGAACAGGGTGGGGGACAAGGCACCCGCTGGTGATGCTGCGCCACCCTCGATGAACTCCTGCAGGACATCGGCGGGCAGGTCATCGTCGGCGTGGCCGATGACGGCGTCTTCCTTGGCCGGGAAGTAGTTGAAGAACGTGCGGCGGGAAATCCCGGCGCGCTCGCAGACTTCCTCCACGGTGTAGCCGTTCAGGCCACGCTCGGCGGTCAGGGCACGGGCAGCGGAGGTGATGGCCGCACGGGTGGCGGCGCGCTTCCGCTCACGCAGTCCGCCCTCAATTAGTGCACTATCATTCACAAAGTGAAGTTTTGCACTAACACGGTCCTAGTGCAAATTTTGCGAAAGGCATAAGGAACGACGGCGGCCGCCCACCTTCGCTGGAAGGTGGGCGGCCGACGTCGTACTTCTCTTGTGGACCGGTGGGGAACTAGGCCTTGTGCGGCGGACGCGTCATGGACATAACGTCCAGTGCGGTATCCAGCTGCTCCTCGGTGACCTCGCCGCGCTCCAGGAAGCCCATGGCGACAACTGTCTCGCGGATGGTGAGGCCCTCGGCCACGGCCTTCTTGGCGATCTTCGCCGCGTTCTCGTAGCCGATGTACTTGTTCAGCGGCGTCACGATGGACGGAGATGCCTCTGCCAGGAAACGGGCGCGCTCCACGTTGGCGGTGATGCCGTCGATCATCTTGTCCGCCA
This genomic interval from Arthrobacter sp. SLBN-100 contains the following:
- a CDS encoding prepilin peptidase — its product is MIQRLGELWQHTPPAFWLVLAACAYFVVMAVRLTVIDVRHHLLPNRIVFPSYAVAGALLLAAAVFAGAGIGAAQSPAGPLAGLMAVPALRIVAGATILWLFYFLLRFAYPPGMGFGDVKLAGVLGMYLGYLGWGHLFAGTFLAFLLGGLWSIALLAARRGTLKSSIPFGPFMLAGAAAAMLLPA
- a CDS encoding NUDIX hydrolase, translating into MPAPDYVLKLRKKIGNDPLWVPGVRGVVVDDSGRVLLARRADNRQWALISGMLDPGEQPARGLVREIFEETAVVAEPERVVSVGAVGPITYPNGDVCEFLDVVFLCRYVSGTARVNDDESIAVGWFGLDELPDLMAGHLTSIHRALAPAEAAHFEP
- a CDS encoding MDR family MFS transporter, whose protein sequence is MSIAVNKRATAAGPLLLTQKRIWIIFSALIAGMLLSSLDQTIVSTAMPTIVGKLGGVEHQAWITTAYLLATTIVMPIYGKFGDVLGRRNLFLVAIALFTLASVACAFATDFWGLVIFRAIQGLGGGGLMILSQAIIADIVPAKDRGKYMGPLGAIFGLSAVAGPLLGGFFVDHLTWEWAFYINIPIGIAAFAIAWFTLTLPNKKAEKRIDILGVVLLSAATACLIFFTDFGGKKDEGWDSPLTWAFGAGMVLSAAAFVMVERRADDPIIPLSLFRNRIFVNATAIGFTLGLGMFSAIAFVPTFLQMSSGTSAAESGLLMLPMMAGLMGTSIYSGIRISKTGKYKMFPILGAALTMAAMFWMTALAASTPIWVICVQLFIFGAGLGLIMQVVVLVVQNSVPADQIGTATSTNNYFREVGAAMGVAIFGSIFTNRLSESLTGAFTGAGASAEQAAQSTSTLDPQALNQLPEQLRDAIVNAYAESLAPVFWYLIPFIAVALVLALTLKQIPLSDTAGMVARGEAVGGEEAERLAAGLPIEASGAVAEAAGVQDSVKDDDGGLVSQRN
- a CDS encoding TetR/AcrR family transcriptional regulator, which produces MNDSALIEGGLRERKRAATRAAITSAARALTAERGLNGYTVEEVCERAGISRRTFFNYFPAKEDAVIGHADDDLPADVLQEFIEGGAASPAGALSPTLFRDLVRLSLRLSEDMEASEEETRELIAVVKKEPQLILRLIGVTERREAQFARDVARREGVAIDHPVVQMAVALLSTIARKSSMAYFADGNTRPYKELLMENISAASLLFSQPFEQPDTTAAEGQP